A genomic stretch from Helianthus annuus cultivar XRQ/B chromosome 1, HanXRQr2.0-SUNRISE, whole genome shotgun sequence includes:
- the LOC110927287 gene encoding uncharacterized protein LOC110927287 has translation MRGFKMCGREILGLDGCFMKGPFPGQILTAVGVDDNNGIYPVAYALVEAETFKSWEWFLELLKDDLGLVDSTNFTFISDRQKGLLPALSKVFPDSEHRFCLRHIHQNLKKDWPGDVYKNLLYGVACKTSMPYFEKAMEEMKIAKPGFHEKLSNIPASSWQLIGARDKPVITCLEFIRVYMTKRIVNLKKIQAKAHGPLTPHAQEVFNKIKEEASQLNVLMVDAVQYQVNCSRSQCVVNMKNRTCTCRKWDLTSMPCKHAMAAINDMARNDISIGVPEELVDEVYWLSTWKKVYENVINPIPGPENWIPSQCPTKLLPPKHHKQVGRPQKKRKKSVGEAEVEDHFDSEGKMTRKGNITKCSKCGNLGHNSRTCKGQGGENVVHAPSEDQVAGGENKTRKGKCSKCGTLGHNSRTCKGQGGENVQESQTATQGAPTSSEA, from the exons ATGAGAGGGTTCAAGATGTGTGGTAGAGAAATATTGGGACTAGATGGATGTTTTATGAAAGGTCCATTTCCTGGACAGATTCTTACTGCAGTTGGTGTAGACGACAACAACGGTATATATCCTGTAGCATATGCTTTAGTGGAGGCTGAAACTTTTAAATCTTGGGAATGGTTTTTGGAATTACTCAAAGATGATCTTGGCTTAGTAGACAGTACCAACTTCACTTTCATCTCAGATAGGCAAAAG GGACTACTACCTGCATTATCCAAAGTGTTCCCAGACTCTGAACACAGGTTCTGTTTAAGACATATCCACCAGAATCTGAAGAAGGATTGGCCTGGTGATGTGTACAAAAACTTGTTGTATGGAGTAGCATGCAAGACATCAATGCCATATTTTGAAAAGGCAATGGAAGAAATGAAGATTGCAAAGCCTGGTTTCCATGAAAAGCTATCAAATATCCCAGCAAGCAGTTG GCAGTTGATAGGAGCCAGAGACAAACCTGTAATCACATGTTTAGAGTTCATAAGAGTGTACATGACCAAAAGAATTGTGAATCTAAAAAAGATTCAAGCTAAAGCTCATGGTCCATTAACTCCTCATGctcaagaagtgtttaataagatcAAAGAAGAAGCCTCACAACTCAATGTTTTAATGGTGGATGCAGTACAGTACCAG GTGAATTGCTCAAGATCCCAGTGTGTTGTTAATATGAAGAACAGAACATGCACCTGCAGAAAGTGGGATTTAACTAGCATGCCATGTAAACATGCAATGGCTGCTATCAATGATATGGCCAGGAATGATATTAGCATAGGGGTGCCAGAAGAATTGGTTGATGAAGTGTATTGGTTATCCACATGGAAGAAGGTTTATGAGAATGTGATTAATCCAATTCCCGGGCCTGAGAATTGGATACCCTCACAATGTCCCACCAAACTTCTGCCTCCCAAACACCATAAGCAGGTTGGGAGGCCacaaaagaagagaaagaaatcAGTTGGTGAGGCTGAAGTTGAAGATCATTTTGATAGTGAGGGAAAAATGACCAGGAAGGGCAATATAACCAAGTGCAGCAAGTGCGGAAATTTGGGACACAACAGTAGGACATGCAAGGGGCAGGGTGGGGAGAATGTTGTACATGCACCAAGTGAGGATCAAGTTGCAGGTGGAGAAAACAAAACCAGGAAGGGCAAGTGTAGCAAGTGTGGAACCTTGGGTCACAATAGTAGGACATGCAAGGGCCAGGGAGGGGAGAATGTTCAAGAATCTCAAACTGCAACACAAGGTGCACCAACTTCGAGTGAAGCTTAG